Within the Lycorma delicatula isolate Av1 chromosome 11, ASM4794821v1, whole genome shotgun sequence genome, the region ATGGAAGTGCTCAAAGAGTGATGAAGCAGTTAAACATTTAATAGGAAATGTGgaataaaattgagtttttttaagCTACTTTGTAGtagcaaagtaaaaaaataaatttttcagtcgtgataaatttacagtttaggtagatttaatgctattacagtattgaaaataaatgttaaaattttaaatatatttaaattaacttttctttgtgcAGGAATTCTTGTTGGCAATAGATGTTACCTCATCTGGGACACCTGAGGAAAAGCTCAAATGGGCATTTAGAATGTATGATGTTGATGGAAACGGTGTAATTGATATACAGGAAATGACCAAAATTGTTGAGGTAACtgcaaaattaatagtttatcttaaaattacaGGATTAAATTGCAACATTAGATTTATTGTCAGTTCTACAAAGTTATGCAATAATctgttattttcattgtttcttttctttttctgttctgtgctaattAACTTCAGCATACTTACAGTTTTTGTCTTTCTTTATAGTCTTTACCCTTTAAACATCCCTCACAAATTAAGTAaacttgatatattattatataattctcttaaattgtaattaatctcAAAATCTCTCTTAAATTGTTATCTTTCAATTTCCATATTGCTCCTATATATAATTTGACAGTCAATAGGAACAGATTACAAATATCCTCGTCTTATTTCTACCTGAATCGGAGATCAGAGATCTTCATCTTCTATTAACCACCAACTGATTCATGTTACAAGcttatttttgatttcataatcgGTTATGAAAATactaagtttttaatataaaattcaagttcAGTTGTTGATGTTTGTTGAAgcatatttttcagaattattgtttaatgttcccattaaaaaatttatataagcagatttaatgattaaaaaaaaattgctttaaaacagTGATATTTTAATGATCCCACAAATTAATGCTTTAGAAACACCGGTTACAAAGCAAATTATATCTTCTTCATCAATTTATGATTGCATGAAATAggattatttacttacttatttactttacttatCACTTTGTTAAAATAGgttcactaaaaaataattgaGCAGCAGaagttttagaaattattacattttttaagaaattatcattaaaattttaatgaattatttaaatgttataatctaTCGATTCCTGTGGAATAGCTGGGGTAAAGGATATTATTACCGGAATAAAATACAAAGGTTAGTACTACCCAGCagtcattatatattaaaatcactAATTGTATACTCCACTTGAGTTTTTAAACAACTGAATCTGAGAAATAGATttgaaagagatttaaaaattatgcagattTATGGagtgaaatttgtaaaatttgattttgtaaagAAGTTTTGCCTAGTTTTCTTTCAAATGGTCGATTGAGGTGGATTTAATTTCAGCTCAGTTGAAATTGTACACCAAACCATACTGACAGACATCAATTAGCTTAATGTTACATGACGCATTACCCtttctttatatttcataaaacacTTCAAATAATTAATCTTCTATAAATGCACTGGTAATTATAGTATGACAAATCCTGTAAGGATTAACCTGGTTCAAATACCTTGCATTAAGTACAGTTTTAACagagaagttaaaattttaatttatttttaagaaatgtttaaaaaatataataacaccaTTTATGAATcataattattccattttattaattattttatttttctttattgttatcaatgtggtatattttatttacacttatttttattggtactcctattgttataaaaattacctgTCGTATTCTAGACATAAAATCAATTAAGTGTTTTGCAATTAGATAAATTTATCAcccaagtttgtttttattttatttattgactgcCTTTGAAGATAATACAGAGTGGCACAAAAGTCACttaacatttgtttataaaagtactgaatttattttattttatttattacagacagtacttacaaatatattttatgttcaaaatgttttccatattcattaatacatttttgcagTCTTTTGGGAACATGCACTATGGCAAAGTTCCAGGTTCCAAGTATTCCAGGAGccttctgccattcaaatcttttaatgctctcttaaattcaaatctcagtattgtttctcccatttcattctctttgacatcctcttcttcctctataacaccattttctaattcatttcatccgtatataactcttcaatatattccacccacctaccgactttacctttcgtattataaatcggtgtaccatctttgtttaacacattattagattttaatttatgtaccccaaaagtttccttaactttcctgtatgctccgtctattttaccaatgttcatttctctttccacttctgaacacttttctttaatccactcttctttcgctagtttatcgctcctgcttcgtccatctttagtaattttacttcgcaaataacaaaattcttctacctccataatcttttcttctcctattttcacattcagcggtccatctttgttatttctactacatttcattacttttgttttgttcttgtttattttcatgcgatagttcttgcgtaggacttcatctatgccgttcattgtttcttctaaatcctttttactctcggctagaattactatatcgtcagcaaatcgtagcatctttatcttttcaccttgtactgttactccgaatctaaattgttctttaacatcattaactgctagttccatgtaaagattaaaaagtaacggagatagggaacatccttgtcggactccctttcttattacagcttcttatgttcttcaattattacagttgctgtttggttcctgtacatgttagcaattgttcttctatctctgtatttgaaccctaattttttttaaaatgctgaacattttattccagtctacgttaacgaatgccttttctaggtctataaacgccaagtatgttggtttgtttttctttaatcttccttctactattaatctgagctctaaaattgcttcccttgtccctatacttttcctgaaaccaaattggtcttctcctaacacttcttccatattaataatattgatattaattagtcataatattaatcataattagtCATAttgataagtaattaaaaaattaattatacatattcatttttatacttaatgcAATGTTAATTAtgggtattataaaattaatatctcttCTGATTGACtacagattaataatatttttagtagtttttttttttttttttgttagatgaggagttttgtaatttaatttttttttaatatgtagactGCATGTGATTATTGTATTTATCTAGTGTACTGAACTTTGGTTATTTGTAgacaattcatataaaaaaatatttgtacaataaaattaataacattatcataaataacaaacatttaagtTTACTTCAAAGAGTCGAccacacatttattaataaaaaaaaacaaatttcaaattccaagattatcaattttgtaaacaatCTGTAGACAaatcatttatgaataaaaataatatgttgcacaataacatttaaataaaatcattctaaaGTCAAATATTTTCGTAACTTAAAAAACACAGGTTACAATGGtgctacattttataaaatgggaaaaattattgCTTGGAAAATGCTTTTAAATGCTCTTATATGTTTGGTTTTCACTTAAATAATACACTCAATTTGATAAATAGgaacaaacgttttttttttaaatctgtatcaaaaatttattatagttatgtaaaattcataatcttacaaaaaatctaattttctgtcagagaatatattaaaaaggttccagttttatattttaacagttaaggAATTGGGTGGGACAAAAagctaattatagaaaaaaaattacctttatgtGCCCTAGTTGGctttattacaaataatctaaTGTAGAGATAaagtaaaacttcaattttatggCATCATAATAGCTTTGGgtctgttttatgttttaaagcagtggtttccaaacttttctgCGTCATGGCCCCCTTTCCATGGCGccctttttcagaaataaaaataaataaaactcatgaaTCTTCATTATtcgtttactttattaacattaaattaataattataaatgtcttggttcagttaattataaagcttttacaatattttgtggcacccctgtgaagaggctgtgGCTGCCCTGGGGTGTCagtgcacagtttgggaatcactgttttAAAGGTTTGAGAGAAATTTGAAGTACCCACTACTATAAAACTACAGATCTTGTGTATTCATCATCCAGGCTCCATTCAAAACGTTAGATACTGTAAAAGCTCTATAATTTATCTCTTTCCATAATGAGTCATCCATCTTAGGCATGCCCGCACACGCGcatgtgtgtgttgtgttgtgCGAGCGTACTATTATAAAAgttcataacaataaaaagagaagtctgtttatttggctgtaattttaaataatttttaagactaattttttttttcactggtaAATATTATATTGCAAAGTAGTAGGGGTTGGCaaatattgtttacttatttaatactaaaatattggttattcaaattacttcatcaagttacttactttaaaataatattcctattaataaaattacatagtttctttttttaaaaataattttcataaaaatcagatatttcatatcagaattaaaagaaatgtttaagaatatatattgtgtatataagAACACCAAGTGATGTTATTGGAGAGTATACTGAACTAGTCGGGAGACCTTTGATACTTCCTTATTGTGGTTTAGAATTTCACCTGTGTAGGTCTGtattaatttcaaacttattattttgttattttattattttttaacttataaattttattattacattacccAAGATATTCTCAGTGAAGTGgaataatttgttgttaatatttaatcgttataaacaaacagtaactatattacttttaaatgctgctgtatatattttaacaattaagtttGAAGATAATCCTAAGTTTTTGCCGTGGGTACATTTGTATATGTTTTACGGGTACTTTCCATTAAGAaacattataaatgataataaaccTATGGGATTTTACATTGCCACTTAACTAGTGACTGCTTACCAAGATTCATTGAACTAACATCACTTATTACATGATTTATTACCCAGTTTACAATCTACAGCTTTATGTGTGAAGTTGTTGCTGGTGAGTTTTGGTTTGTGTTCAGTatgtgtaaaactttttttaaattagagaagAGAGTACAAAGAACTATACAAGTTGATTGAGCTTAGAGACTAgttacaatgataaaataatgaatattatttttgaacgATGAGGAAATCTTCACTGAGAACCAAACACGTATTCTAGAATAGTGAATTTGAACAGGTAATAACAATATGTTTTGTTTAGAAAAGTATCCCGTGAGGTTATAGTATTAGAAATGAAGTATTTGAAGAGAAAGTAAAAGAGacatgatgtttaaaaaaatgatatggatcttttttttagttgtaattatatttatacatactgaatattacataaaattaaataattgaaggcCTCATCATTACCTGTTTATGTACTGATGGCTATGTTATTTAGCTAATCATGCAggtgaattttaaaagttgcattcatttattatgttgtaagctatcaagcttaataaaaaatattttaaaaaatcagaataaatgtttgttgaaaaaaaaaattaataataaatatgaccaTCTAACATAAAAACCGACCGTTTTGATCTGCAAAACACAtcaatgtaagtttaaaaaaagcgagaaaatatttaaaagtatttcatgCAACAATAAAGgccattttacctttttaaaatacatagctaatttattaatcatcaaatGCAGACACagataaaagattttgttattaacagaaatctaatttttttttaaaacaaaaaacagaatttaaataaaatattgacacccgaaataattaataagtagcaattattagagcacatttaaatagaaattaaatacaaaaaatttagtctACAAAAGAATCAGAAACCTCTCTTTTATTGTATCTgtacttacttgaaagcaaattatttttattatgtataaagtaatctgtataaattttattttattttatttaaaatatatttgattaagctataaataataattttttaaagccttACAATTCCGATAATTACTGCTAACTTAACGTaacattgtaattaatataacatacatGCAAATCACATTATTCAATTTcgtacttaaatataaaaatattattattataaaatataatataaaatatttttcttaatataaaatattattattaaaagaacttaCCCGGTTTACATGTTGAATTCTTTTCTGAATGGTCGtttagattcatttaaaatattgctaaatatactgagtaagtaaacaaaatttgatacggcTTTAATAACGACGCTACAGatcgtaaagaaataaatattatttggtgtatttgacaactttaatcgttaataacagtaatattaatttaacaaattatcagaaagaaaagattagataatatatatataagtttggtttattttatctacattgcTTTATATAAtggaacaggtaataataatattataaatataatgtctCATCAACGTATCACATTTTGACACACGCAGTTCTTTTTTTGTTGACGAATTATGGCGCGAAGCAGATGGACGAGAGTCGGAACATTCCAgaaattttcacacacacacactccctcACACAATCATCACTACGTACAAAGTTATTACAGgaagtaaattttgttcagagccatctttttattttactaatgttagttttttatttattattacttccttatattaataatacagattactgcattcattagttttaattttcaagttaatagtttttaattccttgtacgaagtaaagaaagtagattatgatcgcgaaaaatttcggttttcagatttcaatggaaacatcagttttgaccatccctgaatccatttttactagttttggcgtgacgtctgtacgtatttatctcgcataactcaaaaacgactagccttagattgttgaaattttggatttaggactgttgtaacgtctagttgtacacctccccttttgattgcaatcgactgaacaaaaagtgcccaaaatccaaaaaatttggagtaataagccttcactgagggcttttcaactacatatcataagtatacatatatatatttcacttattttatattatggacacgataactgccgtaattttgcgccaatcactttcaaattgatacataaaatataactacccaaaatctcgatcgagtttgttaatggaaaaaatcggactatgggaCTGGAAATGGGAtggctttttttttagaaaacaaaacatcgctataactttcttattaagtaaaatattgaacttctgttcaagttcctactattctttggataagggcctaacatatatgtaagtaaagttttttgatatcaccaactattggcccaggggttggaaaaaatggggttttgaagacaaaaaaaatcatacctctcttaataggcacaatatcgaatcggtttaaagtgatcgttaatcctctaaacattacctaaaacttttgtccgaaacaatttttgatatgaccaacccttacggcaagggacgaccaaaatattgccggaattgtaagatgggctaaaattgtcgtacgctaaacatgtaaaactttttttcacgtgcaattatttttgtatcgagtaaatatgaagtttttcttaactttaatttggtggaaatcttttttatcccctacttagcaccggtgaaatctaccttcgccttccggcgtgccgaaaggttttttttatattataacacttttaaactacattcaatataatttattataaacctatTTTGTAACcgtaatcaataattaaaaaaaaaatgatttaattttgctctaaacttttattttcttttagaattaatta harbors:
- the LOC142332019 gene encoding neurocalcin homolog isoform X5; the protein is MIITANQQLMKILLIFCLQEEESDSEFEEFLLAIDVTSSGTPEEKLKWAFRMYDVDGNGVIDIQEMTKIVEVH
- the LOC142332019 gene encoding neurocalcin homolog isoform X4 — its product is MIITANQQLMKILLIFCLQEEESDSEFEEFLLAIDVTSSGTPEEKLKWAFRMYDVDGNGVIDIQEMTKIVEPPEPL
- the LOC142332019 gene encoding neurocalcin homolog isoform X6 → MIITANQQLMKILLIFCLQEEESDSEFEEFLLAIDVTSSGTPEEKLKWAFRMYDVDGNGVIDIQEMTKIVED
- the LOC142332019 gene encoding neurocalcin homolog isoform X3; its protein translation is MIITANQQLMKILLIFCLQEEESDSEFEEFLLAIDVTSSGTPEEKLKWAFRMYDVDGNGVIDIQEMTKIVEDFLIT